The Solanum lycopersicum chromosome 2, SLM_r2.1 DNA window AAATACTAGTACCTCTCCGCCTTGTTCGTCTCCCagtgttatttctttttccaaCTCCAATTCGCCATCAGCCACTCCTACAACTACTAATGCCCAAAACtactttaaaaatttgaatacatCGTCTCTTAAGACTGAGGTTCCATCAGGAACTACTATTAATTTCTCCTCATCAAATACTTCTTCTGATTCTGATTACGATGATAGTAAGCAACTATTCCAGGCCATGGGATTTGGTGCTGGTCAGTCGAAGAAGATGAATTATAGTAGAACGCCTTTACAGGCTCAAGACCACGTTTTGGCTGAAAGAAAGAGAAGAGAACGACTCACTCAGTATTTCGTAACTCTGTCCACCCTCATCCCTAACCTAAAGAAGGTActacttcttctttttctaaatCTCTTTAGTCATGCTCGTCCTTTTTTGGAAGTATCTTTACCACAAATAAGACAAAATGAAGAACAAAATCTATATATGATAGTAATTAGCAACAAACTTTTAGTCATGTCAGTACATTTGATTTGAGCCCTATATTTGTAGGAGTCTTTTAGCTCTTGTTAGAGATTTATAAGTCAATAGAAAATATAGAATGTATCTAGTTTTAGATAagcttaattaaataaatctagCAGCATGATCAACGCGAGTTTTATATAATGAGATTTAATTTTGTGGCTACTGCAAAATCTTGAGATACGTAGtgtgatttcatttttttaagaaaagaatcTAATAAATTAAGGGCTTCACATCTTCTCTCCActttgtatatgaaaatattgtacataaaattctaaaataatatgtttactTGAGATTGATTATGTTTTTTGTTGAGCTGTAACAGTTGGACAAGGCATCAATACTTGGAGATGCGATAACATATATAAAACAACTTGAAGAACAAGTAAAAAGGCTAGACGAAGAAGCTAACAAGCAACCAGTTAAGAGAAGTCGGTTGCactcaaattatgataatt harbors:
- the LOC101246210 gene encoding transcription factor bHLH18-like translates to MDISSATWWSEMDVMNMNELQYIDQTFDDFAFSDNIQVSQIGEIFEEKPALCSSITQNTSTSPPCSSPSVISFSNSNSPSATPTTTNAQNYFKNLNTSSLKTEVPSGTTINFSSSNTSSDSDYDDSKQLFQAMGFGAGQSKKMNYSRTPLQAQDHVLAERKRRERLTQYFVTLSTLIPNLKKLDKASILGDAITYIKQLEEQVKRLDEEANKQPVKRSRLHSNYDNFSTCNENSNKSVVPEIDVRVSDGNVLIRVCCKKQAGIIKEIFSQVEMFQLTITSSSVIPFGYDTTHITIVAQMDHQLNMATEQVANNIRLSIMKLINSHK